A single region of the Parasphingorhabdus litoris DSM 22379 genome encodes:
- a CDS encoding D-2-hydroxyacid dehydrogenase, with protein MSKPIAAMASLVRPLVEPHCGDLDVTWFTSTEEALAIAPHAEIGWFDMYDKEKMAQVLAAATNLKWLNSIYAGVEHFPLDQLKQQGTIVTNGAGLNSSPIAEFVAMGMLSAAKRTDKLLELQGQQEWPEQAPGTTELADGKALIIGYGGIGQQVAKKLSGFEMDVTAVRRTASDDPAGLGTEVIGTNDWQARLGEFDWVIVSAPATTETQKLLGADEFAAMKPSAWLINVARGSLVDQPALVEALNGKTIGGAMLDVTDPEPLPKGDPLWTAENCFITMHVSGVAQTRMFQRAAARFVENLKRYQAGSDMIAMADLDRGY; from the coding sequence ATGAGCAAACCTATAGCCGCTATGGCCTCTCTCGTTCGTCCCCTGGTCGAACCGCATTGCGGCGATCTTGATGTCACCTGGTTCACCAGCACCGAGGAAGCCCTTGCAATCGCGCCCCATGCCGAAATCGGTTGGTTCGACATGTATGACAAGGAAAAGATGGCGCAGGTACTTGCTGCGGCAACCAATTTGAAATGGCTCAACAGCATCTATGCCGGGGTGGAGCATTTTCCTCTCGACCAGCTTAAACAGCAAGGCACGATTGTCACCAACGGGGCCGGATTGAACAGCTCCCCCATCGCGGAATTTGTGGCCATGGGCATGCTCTCCGCGGCCAAACGGACCGACAAATTGCTGGAACTTCAAGGGCAGCAGGAATGGCCGGAGCAAGCACCAGGCACGACCGAGCTGGCAGATGGCAAGGCTCTAATCATCGGCTATGGCGGTATCGGCCAGCAGGTGGCGAAAAAACTGTCGGGGTTCGAGATGGATGTCACAGCCGTCCGCCGGACCGCCAGTGATGATCCTGCCGGACTGGGAACGGAAGTGATCGGCACTAACGACTGGCAAGCCCGGCTCGGAGAGTTTGACTGGGTGATCGTCTCCGCGCCTGCCACGACAGAAACGCAGAAGCTTTTGGGGGCGGATGAATTCGCCGCGATGAAACCATCAGCCTGGTTGATCAATGTCGCTCGCGGGTCACTGGTTGATCAGCCTGCATTGGTAGAGGCGCTGAATGGAAAGACCATTGGCGGAGCGATGCTGGATGTCACCGATCCCGAACCTTTACCGAAAGGCGATCCTTTGTGGACGGCCGAAAATTGTTTTATCACAATGCATGTTTCCGGCGTCGCCCAAACCCGTATGTTCCAGCGCGCCGCCGCACGCTTTGTCGAAAATTTGAAGCGCTATCAAGCAGGCAGCGATATGATCGCCATGGCTGACCTCGATCGTGGTTATTAG
- a CDS encoding acetolactate synthase large subunit has protein sequence MTKASDLFVQCLENEGVEYLFGVPGEENLDMLDSLSRSKKIELILTRHEQGAGFMAATYARHTGKTGVCMATLGPGATNLVTAAAYAQLGGMPILMVTGQKPIKKSKQGRFQILDVVDMMGPITKFTHQLASADNIPSRVREAIRLAEEEKPGASHIEFPEDVADEQTDSVPIKPSLSRRPIAEAKAVRAATKKIESAKSPILVIGGGANRTTTGRMLTQFIEKTGIPFVTTQLGKGVVDETNKEFMGCAALSANDFVHSAIESADLIINVGHDVIEKPPFFMKDGGTEVIHVSMNTAEVDPVYFPQIEVIGDIGNAIWQMKEDIVPSGSWNFDAMYKARAAEEEHTATMDDDMRCPIYPPHLVKVIREQMPADGIICLDNGVYKIWFARNYKARQANTVLLDNALATMGAGLPSAMASAMVYPDRKVMAICGDGGFMMNSQEMETAVRLKLNITVLILNDSSYGMIRWKQANMGFKDWGLTYDNPDFVKYAESYGAHGHRITSAKNLQETIDKCLNSEGVHLIDCPVDYSDNDRILNNEIKELSAKI, from the coding sequence ATGACCAAAGCATCTGATTTATTCGTCCAATGTCTTGAAAATGAAGGCGTGGAATATCTTTTCGGCGTTCCCGGCGAAGAAAATCTCGACATGCTTGATAGCCTTTCACGCTCCAAGAAAATTGAATTGATCCTGACCCGGCACGAACAGGGCGCGGGTTTCATGGCAGCGACTTACGCAAGGCACACGGGCAAAACCGGAGTGTGCATGGCAACGCTTGGCCCCGGGGCAACCAATCTGGTCACTGCAGCTGCCTATGCGCAGCTTGGCGGCATGCCGATCCTGATGGTTACTGGCCAAAAGCCGATCAAGAAATCCAAGCAGGGCCGCTTCCAGATTCTCGATGTCGTCGACATGATGGGTCCGATTACAAAGTTCACACATCAACTGGCCTCTGCGGACAATATTCCCAGCCGTGTGCGTGAAGCCATCCGTTTGGCCGAAGAAGAAAAACCCGGTGCGTCTCATATCGAGTTTCCGGAAGATGTGGCGGACGAGCAGACCGATTCCGTGCCAATCAAGCCCAGCCTCTCGCGCCGTCCGATTGCTGAAGCCAAGGCAGTACGCGCAGCGACCAAGAAAATTGAGAGCGCCAAGTCTCCCATCCTGGTCATTGGCGGCGGTGCCAACCGTACCACGACCGGACGGATGCTGACCCAGTTTATCGAGAAAACTGGCATTCCCTTTGTCACCACACAATTGGGTAAAGGCGTTGTTGATGAAACCAACAAGGAATTTATGGGCTGTGCCGCTTTGTCAGCAAATGACTTCGTGCATAGCGCGATTGAATCCGCAGACCTGATCATCAACGTTGGCCACGACGTGATCGAAAAGCCGCCATTCTTCATGAAAGACGGCGGCACCGAAGTGATCCACGTTTCGATGAACACGGCCGAGGTCGATCCGGTCTATTTCCCGCAGATTGAGGTCATTGGCGATATTGGCAACGCGATCTGGCAGATGAAGGAAGATATTGTTCCATCCGGTTCGTGGAATTTCGATGCCATGTACAAAGCGCGGGCGGCCGAAGAAGAGCATACTGCGACCATGGACGATGACATGCGTTGCCCCATCTATCCGCCGCATCTGGTGAAAGTGATCCGCGAACAAATGCCTGCCGATGGTATTATCTGCCTCGACAATGGCGTTTATAAAATCTGGTTTGCGCGCAACTACAAGGCGCGTCAGGCGAACACCGTGTTGCTTGATAACGCTCTGGCAACCATGGGCGCTGGCCTGCCGTCTGCCATGGCATCCGCGATGGTCTATCCCGACCGAAAGGTCATGGCGATCTGCGGTGATGGCGGGTTCATGATGAACAGTCAGGAGATGGAAACAGCGGTTCGGTTGAAGCTGAATATCACGGTGCTGATTCTCAATGACAGCAGCTATGGCATGATCCGCTGGAAACAAGCCAATATGGGTTTCAAGGATTGGGGCCTGACCTACGACAATCCAGATTTCGTCAAATATGCCGAAAGCTATGGCGCTCATGGTCACCGTATCACCAGCGCGAAAAACCTGCAGGAAACGATCGACAAATGCCTGAACAGCGAAGGCGTGCATTTGATCGATTGTCCTGTGGACTATTCGGACAATGACCGTATCCTCAACAATGAGATCAAGGAACTCAGTGCGAAGATTTAA
- the cysS gene encoding cysteine--tRNA ligase, with the protein MQETTDHPLKLFNSLTRKLEPFEPVHDGEARVYTCGPTVYNYPHIGNMRAYVFADLLGRTLSWKGYKLTHVINITDVGHLTDDADDGEDKLEKAAAERAQSIWDIAKHYTEAYWEDIKALNIRQPAHWSIATDYVPQMIDYAKGIADKHCYELDSGLYFDVSTVADYGSLARAATEDGEGRIDAVEGKRNAADFAIWRKTPEGETRQMEWDSPWGKGAPGWHLECSVMSEALLGLPFDIHTGGIDHREIHHPNEIAQNQAHSGCDHSGARFWMHNNFLIDRAGKMSKSAGEFLRLQLLIDKGIHPLAYRLMCLQAHYRSELEFSWDNLVAALTRLKRILMSVERLKDRIKDRHPELVSGSGSIDSEILKQVQDDERVLHPKLAEMRDQLDAAMSDDLNSCPVIPLLEDLLSLKKIDPVQRMTLLQEIDQILGLELETLTRTNLRLRPKAAAVTEEEIEQKLDLRQKAKADKDFAAADAIRDELIAQGVELMDGDPLRWEWSISI; encoded by the coding sequence ATGCAAGAGACAACCGATCATCCACTGAAACTATTCAACAGCCTGACGCGGAAGCTGGAGCCATTCGAGCCGGTTCATGACGGGGAGGCCCGCGTTTATACATGCGGACCGACGGTTTATAACTATCCGCATATTGGCAATATGCGCGCCTATGTCTTTGCTGATTTGCTCGGGCGAACATTAAGCTGGAAAGGTTACAAGCTGACCCATGTCATCAACATTACCGATGTCGGCCATCTGACCGACGATGCGGATGATGGCGAGGACAAGCTGGAGAAAGCGGCGGCAGAGCGTGCGCAGTCCATCTGGGATATCGCGAAACATTATACCGAAGCTTATTGGGAAGATATCAAAGCGCTGAACATTCGCCAGCCGGCCCATTGGTCGATCGCAACCGACTATGTTCCCCAGATGATCGACTATGCCAAGGGCATTGCCGACAAGCATTGCTACGAACTGGACAGCGGCCTGTATTTCGATGTCTCAACTGTCGCCGATTATGGCAGCCTCGCTCGCGCAGCAACCGAAGATGGAGAGGGCCGGATCGACGCTGTAGAGGGCAAACGTAATGCGGCTGATTTCGCGATCTGGCGCAAGACGCCCGAAGGCGAAACCCGGCAGATGGAATGGGACAGCCCGTGGGGCAAAGGAGCACCAGGCTGGCATCTGGAATGCTCGGTGATGTCAGAAGCCTTGCTTGGCCTGCCCTTTGATATTCATACCGGCGGTATTGATCATCGTGAGATTCATCACCCCAATGAAATTGCCCAGAACCAGGCCCATAGCGGCTGCGACCACAGCGGGGCGCGTTTTTGGATGCACAATAATTTCCTGATCGACCGGGCTGGCAAAATGTCCAAGTCAGCGGGCGAATTTCTGCGCCTGCAATTGCTGATCGACAAGGGCATTCATCCCCTCGCCTATCGCCTGATGTGCCTGCAAGCCCACTATCGCAGCGAATTGGAATTTAGCTGGGACAACTTGGTAGCTGCATTGACCCGGCTAAAGCGCATCCTGATGAGCGTGGAACGGCTGAAGGATCGGATTAAAGATCGTCATCCCGAACTTGTTTCGGGATCTGGAAGCATCGACAGTGAGATCCTGAAACAAGTTCAGGATGACGAACGGGTATTGCATCCCAAGCTTGCCGAGATGCGTGATCAATTGGACGCCGCGATGAGCGACGATCTTAACAGCTGTCCGGTCATTCCACTGTTGGAAGACTTACTCTCACTCAAAAAAATCGATCCCGTCCAGCGTATGACGCTACTACAGGAAATCGACCAGATATTGGGTCTCGAACTGGAAACATTGACCCGCACCAATCTCCGGTTACGCCCAAAGGCGGCAGCGGTCACCGAGGAAGAGATTGAGCAAAAGCTGGATCTGCGCCAGAAAGCCAAAGCAGACAAGGATTTCGCCGCAGCCGATGCGATCCGCGATGAACTGATTGCGCAAGGCGTCGAACTTATGGATGGCGATCCGCTACGCTGGGAATGGAGCATTTCGATATGA